In Campylobacter concisus, a single window of DNA contains:
- a CDS encoding 4Fe-4S dicluster domain-containing protein: protein MKKHKFVIADYKRCIGCATCMAACFKSAYERGKLSRARLSVLREATGVMPTQCRQCDDGPCANVCPTGALRFNDNCIELHEEICIGCKMCTIACPYGAISSSAELMPSVNYAVEPKYNLEVESQSGAKNIAVKCDMCFGRENGPACVDVCPTSALVMIDPEEGKHKLGKRIDYEAANKFATKILNGQGA from the coding sequence ATGAAAAAACATAAATTTGTGATTGCCGATTATAAACGCTGTATAGGATGTGCAACCTGCATGGCTGCATGTTTTAAGAGCGCTTATGAACGCGGCAAGCTGTCACGTGCAAGGCTAAGTGTGCTAAGAGAAGCTACTGGCGTTATGCCAACTCAGTGTAGACAATGCGACGATGGTCCTTGTGCGAATGTGTGTCCAACTGGAGCATTGCGATTTAATGATAATTGCATCGAGCTTCACGAGGAAATTTGTATAGGCTGTAAGATGTGCACGATCGCTTGTCCTTACGGTGCGATAAGCTCAAGTGCAGAGCTTATGCCTTCAGTAAATTACGCTGTCGAGCCAAAATATAACCTTGAGGTAGAGTCACAATCAGGTGCAAAAAATATCGCTGTTAAATGCGATATGTGTTTTGGTCGTGAGAACGGACCGGCCTGTGTTGATGTCTGTCCAACGAGTGCTCTTGTTATGATCGATCCTGAAGAGGGCAAACATAAACTTGGCAAGAGGATAGATTACGAGGCAGCGAATAAATTTGCTACTAAAATTTTAAACGGACAAGGAGCATAA
- a CDS encoding cytochrome b encodes MSLAHKSTGVIDWLDQRLAFTKLMKVLVSEYWIPKNINFLWAMGVILTTLFMLLIVTGFLLLMYYKPDVNLAFDSVNYTIMQEVEYGWLWRHIHAVSASTIFLIMYIHLLTGLYYGSYKRGREVIWISGMVLFICFSAEAFSGYMLPWGQMSYWAATVITQLFGGVPVIGDALVEWIRGDYAVGDSTLTRFFMLHVCLLPLVTIAVLVIHFYSLRVPHVNNLTSEDIDFEVEAQEYLHGDRAKSKVIPFWPGFLAKDFMYVSFFMIFVIYLVCYHFNFAMDPINFEPANPLKTPPHIYPEWYFLWQYEILRGFFFDIAGISAYNIGLIAFAFAGVAFMLIPLLDRSDLVAPAHKRPLFFIWFWVLVVDLIVLSIYGKLPTGGYNDWIGFYSSLLFLFLFIIALPVITILERKRG; translated from the coding sequence ATGTCTTTAGCTCATAAATCAACTGGCGTTATTGACTGGCTTGATCAACGCCTAGCTTTTACAAAACTTATGAAGGTTCTAGTTAGCGAATACTGGATTCCAAAAAATATAAATTTCCTTTGGGCAATGGGTGTTATTTTAACAACGCTTTTTATGCTCTTAATCGTTACTGGTTTTTTACTTTTAATGTATTACAAACCAGATGTAAATTTAGCATTTGATAGTGTAAATTATACTATCATGCAAGAGGTCGAGTATGGCTGGCTTTGGCGTCATATTCACGCAGTTTCAGCTTCTACGATATTTCTTATTATGTATATTCACTTGCTTACTGGACTTTACTATGGTTCATACAAAAGAGGTAGAGAGGTCATTTGGATAAGTGGTATGGTGCTATTTATCTGTTTTTCAGCAGAGGCATTTAGTGGTTATATGCTTCCATGGGGACAGATGAGCTACTGGGCGGCAACTGTTATCACTCAGCTTTTTGGCGGTGTACCAGTTATTGGTGACGCTTTAGTTGAGTGGATTAGAGGTGATTACGCAGTTGGTGACTCAACACTTACTAGATTTTTTATGCTTCATGTTTGTTTATTGCCACTTGTAACGATAGCTGTCTTGGTTATTCACTTCTACTCTTTAAGAGTTCCACACGTTAATAACCTAACAAGCGAAGATATAGACTTTGAAGTAGAGGCACAAGAGTATCTACACGGCGATAGAGCAAAATCTAAAGTTATACCATTTTGGCCAGGATTTTTGGCAAAAGACTTTATGTATGTATCATTCTTTATGATATTTGTCATCTACCTTGTTTGCTATCACTTCAACTTTGCAATGGATCCTATCAACTTTGAGCCAGCAAATCCACTAAAAACTCCACCACATATCTACCCAGAGTGGTACTTCTTGTGGCAATATGAAATTTTACGTGGCTTCTTCTTTGATATAGCTGGAATTTCTGCTTATAATATCGGTCTTATTGCATTTGCGTTTGCGGGTGTTGCATTTATGCTTATACCTCTTCTTGATAGAAGCGACCTTGTAGCTCCAGCTCACAAAAGACCACTATTTTTTATATGGTTTTGGGTTTTAGTTGTCGATCTTATCGTTTTATCTATATATGGCAAGCTCCCAACAGGTGGTTATAATGACTGGATAGGATTTTATTCATCATTGCTATTCTTGTTCTTATTTATAATTGCATTGCCAGTTATAACAATACTTGAAAGAAAGAGGGGCTAA
- a CDS encoding proton-conducting transporter membrane subunit, which produces MTTVYMLFLVSAVVSILLYCAPKAAVKVGFGLSALSCFYAMCHFVANMGVSDSFALMDGFLYSPKFALNPLGNFFSFVVVFIGFASSVYGMSYADEYIKKANVGVFACLFNTFILSMLLVISADNVFCFVVLWELMTLISSFLIIVNDGKNTLKAVMVYLGIAQIGAFCITCGLLITAYYAGSTEFSAFMGVKMPFGASVATFILFLVGFGSKAGMWPFHVWLPQAHPAAPSNVSALMSGVMIKVALFTLVKFTLYLPLSTYFGLTILALGAASSLFGVLYALCQHDFKALLAYHSVENIGIILLGLGTGIYGVAAGNLTLAAVGFLAGCYHVVNHAIFKGLLFLCAGSVIHATHTQNMDILGGLAKKMPWTSLGMFIGIMGIAALPPVNGFVSEWFTYQGMLQGAMGEGTLVRYAFTLGVVALALTGVLVGMHLKLYAVIFAGTPRDQKIWENAKESPIGMVLGMIILMIGCVGFGLGANYIVDYIMQAVNSIAISDYKASLGAINVTSPIGSMISTPLIALVLCATMILPFIILAVMKANRDKPRETDPWACGFKYSSRMQMTGGPFTGDLRKIMQWLFRADKKIVTRNYFDAVEYHNHPKDIWWGMFYEPVIKWCMKFADKLGIVQSGYTNVYTLYILIYLCAILAVGYFLV; this is translated from the coding sequence ATGACTACGGTTTATATGCTATTTCTTGTAAGTGCTGTCGTTAGCATCTTGCTCTACTGTGCTCCAAAGGCCGCTGTAAAGGTTGGTTTTGGTCTAAGTGCTTTAAGCTGTTTTTATGCGATGTGTCACTTTGTTGCAAATATGGGAGTAAGCGATAGCTTTGCTCTTATGGATGGCTTTTTGTATTCGCCAAAATTTGCGCTAAATCCACTTGGAAATTTCTTTAGCTTTGTCGTTGTTTTCATCGGATTTGCAAGTAGCGTTTATGGTATGAGCTATGCAGATGAGTACATCAAAAAAGCAAACGTTGGCGTATTTGCATGTTTGTTTAATACATTTATACTCTCAATGCTTCTAGTAATTAGCGCTGATAATGTATTTTGCTTTGTCGTTTTATGGGAGCTTATGACTCTTATCTCATCATTTCTTATCATTGTCAATGATGGCAAAAATACACTTAAAGCAGTTATGGTATATCTTGGCATCGCGCAAATCGGTGCATTTTGTATCACCTGTGGCTTGCTTATCACTGCTTACTATGCAGGAAGTACAGAATTTAGTGCGTTCATGGGTGTTAAGATGCCATTTGGCGCTTCTGTTGCTACATTTATACTGTTTTTGGTTGGATTTGGTAGCAAAGCTGGTATGTGGCCATTTCACGTTTGGCTCCCACAAGCTCACCCAGCAGCCCCATCAAACGTTTCAGCCCTTATGTCAGGCGTTATGATCAAAGTTGCTCTATTTACATTAGTTAAATTTACACTTTACTTGCCACTTAGCACATATTTTGGTCTTACAATACTCGCTCTTGGTGCAGCTAGCTCACTATTTGGTGTTTTATACGCTCTTTGCCAACACGACTTCAAGGCTTTGCTTGCTTATCACTCAGTTGAGAACATAGGCATCATCTTGCTAGGTCTTGGCACAGGAATTTACGGCGTTGCAGCTGGAAATTTAACACTTGCAGCAGTAGGTTTTCTAGCAGGTTGCTACCACGTAGTTAACCACGCTATATTTAAAGGTCTGCTTTTCCTTTGCGCTGGTTCAGTCATCCACGCTACTCATACACAAAATATGGACATCCTTGGCGGTCTTGCTAAAAAGATGCCTTGGACAAGCCTTGGTATGTTTATAGGTATCATGGGTATCGCAGCTTTACCTCCAGTAAATGGCTTTGTTTCAGAGTGGTTTACATATCAAGGTATGCTTCAAGGCGCGATGGGCGAGGGAACATTAGTTAGATATGCATTTACGCTTGGCGTCGTAGCTCTTGCGCTAACAGGCGTTTTGGTCGGTATGCACCTCAAACTTTACGCTGTTATCTTTGCAGGTACTCCAAGAGATCAAAAAATTTGGGAAAATGCTAAAGAGAGTCCAATAGGCATGGTTCTTGGTATGATCATCCTAATGATAGGCTGCGTTGGCTTTGGTCTTGGCGCAAACTACATAGTTGATTACATCATGCAAGCTGTAAATTCTATCGCTATAAGCGACTATAAAGCTAGCCTTGGAGCTATAAATGTAACTTCACCAATAGGCAGTATGATCTCAACTCCGCTTATCGCTTTAGTTTTATGTGCGACTATGATTTTGCCATTTATCATCCTTGCTGTTATGAAAGCAAACAGAGATAAACCACGCGAAACTGATCCTTGGGCTTGTGGCTTTAAATATAGCTCACGTATGCAAATGACAGGTGGCCCATTTACTGGTGACCTTAGAAAGATCATGCAATGGCTATTTAGAGCTGATAAAAAGATCGTTACTAGAAATTATTTTGACGCGGTTGAATATCACAACCATCCAAAAGATATCTGGTGGGGAATGTTTTATGAGCCAGTCATCAAATGGTGTATGAAATTTGCTGATAAACTAGGCATCGTTCAAAGCGGATACACAAACGTCTATACGCTTTATATCCTAATTTATCTTTGTGCCATACTTGCTGTGGGCTACTTTTTAGTTTAG
- a CDS encoding MBL fold metallo-hydrolase, with protein MEIFIVIVLFIVAVFIFMKFAPVFGGVPDIKSQKLIEASPNFNGKIFINLEPTIDMVKNNSQASMLNYIPQALFPPKGKLPTKPLPNLKFDANALKNGEFIWLGHVSLICKLDDKTIVTDPVLHRAFPLPIGGKPFAYEHTITASDYPDVIDIALISHDHYDHLDYKTILELKDRICKFLVPLGVKAHLVKWGVDEDKIFEFDWFGEQKIGNLNFTFCPSRHFSGRTFKRNTTLWGGWAVEEAGFSFYFSGDGGYGKHFKMINEKFGNFDLVFIENGAYSDGWPYVHMKPEESAQALKDLGAKFGVPVHWGKFDLSYHAWDEPIKRFEKAATKLELNYATPMIGEVFTTQNPPRKKWWKEI; from the coding sequence ATGGAAATTTTTATTGTCATAGTTTTGTTTATTGTTGCAGTTTTTATTTTTATGAAATTTGCCCCAGTTTTTGGTGGCGTGCCAGATATTAAAAGCCAAAAGCTGATAGAGGCTTCGCCAAATTTTAACGGCAAAATTTTTATAAATTTAGAGCCAACGATTGATATGGTAAAAAATAATTCACAAGCATCTATGTTAAATTACATTCCGCAAGCACTCTTTCCACCAAAAGGCAAGCTGCCAACTAAGCCTTTGCCAAATTTAAAATTTGACGCAAATGCCCTCAAAAATGGCGAGTTTATCTGGCTTGGGCACGTTAGCCTCATCTGTAAGCTTGATGACAAAACCATCGTCACAGACCCAGTTTTGCACCGAGCATTTCCACTACCAATTGGCGGCAAGCCCTTTGCTTACGAGCATACTATCACCGCTAGTGACTATCCAGATGTGATCGATATCGCCCTCATCTCGCACGATCACTACGATCATCTTGATTACAAAACGATACTTGAGCTAAAAGATAGAATTTGCAAATTTCTAGTGCCACTTGGTGTAAAAGCTCATCTTGTAAAATGGGGCGTTGATGAAGACAAAATTTTTGAGTTTGACTGGTTTGGTGAGCAAAAAATAGGAAATTTAAACTTCACGTTTTGTCCTTCAAGGCACTTTAGTGGGCGCACATTTAAAAGAAATACGACGCTTTGGGGTGGCTGGGCGGTTGAAGAGGCTGGCTTTAGCTTTTATTTTAGCGGAGATGGCGGATACGGCAAGCATTTTAAGATGATAAATGAGAAATTTGGCAACTTTGATCTAGTTTTCATAGAAAATGGTGCTTACAGCGATGGCTGGCCTTACGTGCATATGAAGCCAGAGGAGTCAGCGCAAGCACTAAAAGATCTTGGTGCAAAGTTTGGCGTACCGGTGCACTGGGGCAAATTTGATCTATCTTATCATGCTTGGGATGAGCCGATCAAGCGTTTTGAAAAGGCAGCGACAAAGCTTGAGCTAAACTACGCAACGCCGATGATCGGGGAAGTTTTCACCACCCAAAATCCGCCTAGAAAAAAATGGTGGAAGGAAATTTAG
- a CDS encoding sensor histidine kinase, producing the protein MDEEKIREELKYTLETEPSNYSKILKLSSELSKFDEHNIRFSIDAGIINRLGKELVARHETAVSELVKNSYDADAKKVKLTFIDSFDVGGVLIISDDGVGMTKDQLINGFMRLASSDKIHYPFSPIYKRKRAGQKGIGRFAAQRLGRQLTIITQTENSKQALEVTINWDDFKNDQDLIFIGNKIEFKDRMPNKTSGTKLIIKDLRDKWTEHQIKRVYRYVSEILQPFPLAKVKLKTEDPGFKLICNKKESDLTEVIANDNTMFFEHALAEITGFVDENGYTKISIESRKLNYSVKNAILNQNNQYKEIRNIFLKAYYFVYGVSDIPSQIESFIREKAKELGGIRLYRNGFRVLPYGENTKGISNDWLGLDASVRRRTILPTHANINFFGFIEINGQDDKFEELSSREGLLENKAFVELTDFGYKILTDAAIKIASERGVKTRTNEKNWKKEPEEKISEIIEELEDIASFSEDEQTSDYKEDNDDIKEKLSSVTQKLKEAHEEQRQKQKELLEEKNLLRILAALGLTIGEFIHEIKQYQAVLEADIENIKEYINKAGGGREVSDRIRENLKSLSTYTSYFDETISENVQRELSPVELESAVLTFKKAIQNDLIKRKILFNYEAKEALLYTCPMHKSEWASILLNLYTNARKAIQKSNRGNGNLYIEIGSTQKNVYLEFSDNGNGIPLENRDKVFNPFFTTSAPVGKISRNYEEMTGTGLGLKIVKDIITGYGGIIYVKEPIEGFSTTFRIELPWKKGYYEF; encoded by the coding sequence ATGGATGAAGAAAAAATAAGAGAAGAATTAAAATACACCCTTGAGACTGAGCCCTCAAATTATTCAAAAATTTTAAAACTATCATCTGAATTATCTAAATTCGATGAACACAATATACGTTTTTCTATAGATGCTGGGATAATAAATAGATTAGGCAAAGAGCTCGTAGCTAGACATGAAACTGCTGTATCCGAACTGGTTAAAAACTCTTATGATGCTGATGCAAAAAAAGTTAAATTAACCTTTATTGATTCATTTGATGTTGGCGGTGTTCTTATTATCAGTGATGACGGTGTTGGTATGACCAAAGATCAATTAATAAATGGTTTTATGCGGTTGGCATCAAGTGATAAAATTCATTATCCGTTCTCTCCAATATACAAAAGAAAAAGAGCCGGTCAAAAAGGAATAGGTCGTTTTGCCGCCCAAAGACTTGGAAGACAATTAACAATAATAACACAGACGGAAAATTCCAAGCAAGCACTTGAAGTAACTATAAACTGGGATGATTTTAAAAACGATCAAGATTTAATATTTATTGGTAATAAGATAGAATTTAAAGATCGAATGCCAAACAAAACAAGCGGAACAAAATTAATTATAAAGGATCTAAGAGATAAATGGACAGAGCATCAGATTAAAAGGGTTTATAGATATGTGTCTGAAATTTTACAGCCCTTTCCTCTTGCAAAAGTAAAACTAAAAACAGAAGATCCAGGGTTTAAGCTTATATGCAATAAAAAAGAAAGTGATCTTACTGAAGTAATCGCAAATGACAATACAATGTTTTTTGAACATGCCTTAGCTGAAATAACAGGCTTTGTTGATGAAAATGGGTATACTAAAATAAGCATCGAGAGCAGAAAATTAAATTATAGCGTTAAAAATGCTATTTTAAATCAAAACAACCAATATAAAGAAATACGAAATATTTTTCTAAAAGCATATTATTTTGTATATGGAGTTTCAGATATACCATCTCAAATTGAATCTTTTATTAGAGAAAAGGCTAAAGAGCTAGGTGGCATAAGATTATATAGAAACGGTTTTAGAGTTCTTCCTTATGGTGAAAATACAAAAGGGATTTCAAATGACTGGCTGGGCCTAGATGCTTCTGTGAGAAGAAGAACGATCTTGCCTACTCATGCAAACATTAACTTTTTTGGTTTTATAGAGATAAATGGGCAGGATGACAAATTTGAAGAGCTTTCAAGCAGAGAAGGATTGCTTGAAAATAAAGCTTTTGTGGAGTTAACAGATTTTGGTTATAAAATTTTAACAGATGCAGCAATCAAAATAGCTTCAGAGAGAGGCGTGAAAACAAGGACCAATGAAAAAAATTGGAAAAAAGAACCTGAAGAAAAAATTTCAGAAATAATCGAAGAATTAGAAGATATAGCATCATTTAGTGAAGATGAGCAAACATCCGATTATAAAGAAGACAATGATGATATAAAAGAGAAGTTAAGTAGTGTTACTCAAAAACTCAAAGAAGCTCATGAAGAGCAAAGACAGAAGCAAAAAGAGTTATTAGAAGAAAAGAATCTTTTAAGAATTTTAGCAGCTTTAGGGCTAACAATTGGAGAATTTATTCATGAAATAAAACAATACCAAGCTGTTTTGGAAGCAGATATTGAAAATATTAAAGAGTACATAAACAAAGCAGGCGGAGGCCGTGAGGTATCTGATAGGATTCGTGAAAATCTTAAAAGTCTATCAACATATACATCTTATTTTGATGAAACTATTTCGGAAAATGTTCAAAGAGAATTGTCGCCAGTTGAACTTGAGTCGGCTGTTTTGACTTTTAAAAAAGCCATACAGAATGATTTAATAAAGCGCAAAATATTGTTTAATTATGAAGCAAAAGAAGCCTTGTTGTATACTTGTCCAATGCATAAATCAGAATGGGCTTCTATTTTATTAAATCTTTATACAAATGCTAGAAAGGCTATACAAAAATCCAATAGAGGAAATGGTAATTTATATATTGAAATTGGAAGTACGCAAAAAAATGTATACTTAGAGTTTTCAGACAATGGAAATGGGATTCCGCTTGAAAATCGTGATAAAGTTTTTAATCCTTTTTTTACAACAAGTGCGCCAGTTGGAAAAATTTCAAGAAATTATGAAGAGATGACAGGAACTGGATTAGGGTTAAAAATAGTAAAAGATATTATTACAGGTTATGGTGGAATAATATATGTAAAAGAACCTATTGAAGGATTTAGCACTACATTTAGAATAGAGTTACCATGGAAGAAAGGGTATTATGAGTTTTAA
- the petA gene encoding ubiquinol-cytochrome c reductase iron-sulfur subunit — MSVKQERRSFIGLAFGAVAAVGGAMSLVAVKKTWDPLPSVKAAGFTTVDLSPIKDGEMRQVEWRKKPIFILKKSPDMAKNDKRDVVVGDARYVVLIGLCTHLGCIPEYKASKQMFVCACHGGEFNADGMQTYGPPPRPLDIPPFKIDGTKLVLGETSPEYEKLVAKA; from the coding sequence ATGTCAGTAAAGCAAGAAAGACGTAGCTTTATCGGCCTTGCGTTTGGTGCTGTGGCAGCTGTCGGCGGCGCTATGTCACTAGTGGCTGTTAAAAAGACTTGGGATCCGCTTCCAAGTGTAAAAGCTGCTGGTTTCACAACAGTTGATCTAAGTCCGATCAAAGATGGAGAAATGAGGCAGGTTGAGTGGCGTAAAAAGCCTATTTTCATCCTTAAAAAAAGTCCTGATATGGCTAAAAATGACAAAAGAGATGTTGTCGTAGGGGATGCTAGATACGTAGTTCTTATCGGACTTTGCACGCATCTTGGTTGTATACCTGAGTATAAAGCAAGCAAACAAATGTTTGTATGTGCCTGTCATGGCGGCGAATTTAATGCCGACGGAATGCAAACATACGGACCTCCTCCAAGACCACTTGATATACCACCATTTAAGATTGATGGAACCAAGCTAGTTCTAGGCGAAACAAGCCCAGAATACGAAAAATTAGTAGCAAAAGCTTAG
- the hyfE gene encoding hydrogenase 4 membrane subunit, translating into MQTLDILAICMIVTSLAVFGLRSLKLSIIAYAIETLLLVSIFFLLSEKFNAEQLKTWAIVAFFTKVLLVPGILFWLIKKLGVVSEDEPVGGFFVSPVIAMGFSLALSMSIHPIFLKFSLIKEEIMLIAAGTVFMMGIFGFMLRNSFIKQILAYCLFENGIHLSLALMAYNSHELVELGILTDAIFAVIIMSILAIRFYKAYDSLDTSKASNLRG; encoded by the coding sequence ATGCAAACACTTGATATTTTAGCCATTTGCATGATTGTAACTTCGCTTGCGGTTTTTGGTCTTAGAAGCTTAAAACTCTCAATCATCGCTTATGCGATTGAGACACTACTTTTAGTTAGCATATTTTTCTTGCTATCTGAGAAATTTAACGCCGAGCAGCTTAAAACTTGGGCGATCGTTGCATTTTTTACCAAAGTTTTGCTTGTGCCAGGAATTTTATTCTGGCTTATCAAAAAACTTGGCGTAGTTAGCGAAGATGAGCCAGTTGGTGGATTTTTTGTAAGCCCTGTTATCGCTATGGGATTTTCTCTAGCTCTTTCAATGAGTATCCACCCTATATTTTTAAAATTCTCTCTTATTAAAGAAGAGATCATGCTAATCGCAGCTGGAACGGTCTTTATGATGGGAATTTTTGGCTTCATGCTAAGAAACTCATTTATAAAACAAATTCTAGCTTACTGCTTGTTTGAAAACGGTATCCACCTAAGCCTTGCTCTAATGGCTTATAACTCACATGAGTTAGTCGAGCTTGGAATTTTAACAGATGCGATATTTGCCGTTATCATCATGAGCATTTTAGCGATTAGATTTTATAAAGCTTATGATAGCTTAGATACTTCTAAAGCTTCAAATTTAAGGGGTTAG
- a CDS encoding respiratory chain complex I subunit 1 family protein, with translation MQTILLMIFQVVVIVLVAPLFDGMARKLRARLQSKQGSDFFQTYRDIIKLFRRGRTVPECSHWVFRWAPFFLFATSAAVLAAIPITYSKDTVFGAYSDIFVILYLGALLRFVFGAASMDSGNPFAATGGGREQMLGVYVEPVMIMCLIVVMLAAKTSNLIEIQEMVKTGVIGYQIPSFAVASIAFLWCMYVETGRKPFDVAEAEQELQEGLLGEYAGSDLGLVQASLILKQFAMIGLFLTIFEPWNFSNPFLAIIVFVIKTGVFYVAAVFIDNFGPRFKMTSSLRKNALGALAISFVALTLYVVGV, from the coding sequence ATGCAAACTATACTTTTAATGATATTTCAAGTAGTCGTTATCGTTTTGGTAGCTCCTTTGTTTGATGGTATGGCAAGAAAACTAAGGGCTAGACTTCAATCAAAACAAGGTAGCGATTTCTTTCAAACATATCGCGACATTATAAAACTCTTTAGAAGAGGAAGAACTGTGCCTGAGTGCTCTCACTGGGTATTTAGATGGGCTCCATTTTTCCTTTTTGCAACTTCAGCTGCAGTACTAGCTGCTATACCTATAACATACAGCAAAGATACTGTTTTTGGAGCGTATTCAGATATATTTGTGATCCTTTATCTTGGCGCATTGCTTAGATTTGTATTTGGTGCAGCTTCAATGGATAGCGGCAACCCATTTGCAGCAACAGGTGGCGGCAGAGAGCAAATGCTAGGCGTATATGTTGAGCCAGTTATGATCATGTGCTTAATCGTAGTAATGCTTGCAGCTAAAACATCAAATTTAATTGAGATCCAAGAGATGGTAAAAACTGGCGTTATCGGATATCAAATCCCAAGTTTTGCCGTAGCTTCTATCGCATTTTTATGGTGTATGTATGTTGAGACTGGCAGAAAACCATTTGACGTAGCTGAAGCTGAGCAAGAGCTTCAAGAAGGCTTGCTTGGCGAGTACGCAGGTAGCGACCTTGGTTTAGTTCAAGCATCACTTATATTAAAACAGTTTGCTATGATCGGACTTTTCCTAACTATATTTGAGCCATGGAATTTTAGCAATCCTTTCTTAGCTATTATCGTTTTTGTGATAAAAACTGGAGTATTTTACGTAGCAGCTGTCTTTATAGACAACTTTGGACCACGCTTTAAAATGACTTCATCTTTACGCAAAAATGCGCTTGGTGCACTTGCTATCTCGTTTGTTGCACTAACACTTTATGTAGTAGGAGTGTGA
- a CDS encoding c-type cytochrome, whose protein sequence is MKELKIFAIVVILSGVLYWGIEPYAHTKLHPHTANAEYNFSKEDTDYAKHFLEQKKTALETAKASGNKASIDAATKDVEVAQKILDDYTAFWNDINSIDLTKGDATKGADTFVAAGCTGCHGIEAAGMPAGMDAETASQSFGVVPPDLSTAGKIYDDKFLAALIKNPNMALKLTHKFNDEHPFPMTAFMGAGGDINAEIADIVAYLKKVSADYEKANNKITEEKVFADACQRCHDIKYDKKYAFSNKVSLAAYMGSNPPDLSMMIRSKGAEYLHKFINDTQKMLPGTAMPRVGLNKAAEDDVVAYIQKVGDKKKAERESTGLYVMIYFFILGIFAWLWKRKVWSELH, encoded by the coding sequence ATGAAAGAGCTTAAAATTTTTGCCATTGTTGTTATTCTTTCAGGTGTTTTATATTGGGGTATCGAGCCTTATGCTCACACAAAGCTTCATCCACACACTGCAAATGCTGAGTACAACTTCTCAAAAGAAGATACTGACTATGCAAAGCACTTTTTAGAGCAAAAAAAGACAGCACTTGAGACTGCTAAGGCTAGTGGAAATAAGGCAAGTATAGATGCGGCTACAAAAGATGTAGAAGTAGCACAAAAAATTCTTGATGACTATACAGCATTTTGGAATGACATTAACTCTATTGATCTTACAAAAGGTGACGCTACAAAGGGTGCTGATACTTTTGTAGCAGCTGGATGTACAGGATGCCACGGTATAGAAGCAGCAGGTATGCCAGCTGGTATGGATGCTGAGACAGCTAGTCAAAGCTTTGGTGTAGTGCCACCAGATCTTAGTACCGCTGGTAAAATTTATGACGATAAATTCTTGGCTGCACTCATTAAAAATCCAAATATGGCTTTAAAGCTAACTCATAAATTTAACGACGAGCATCCATTTCCGATGACCGCATTTATGGGTGCTGGTGGTGATATAAATGCTGAGATTGCCGATATAGTAGCTTATTTGAAAAAGGTATCTGCTGATTATGAAAAGGCAAATAATAAGATCACTGAAGAAAAGGTTTTCGCTGATGCATGTCAAAGATGTCATGATATAAAATATGACAAAAAATATGCATTTAGCAACAAAGTAAGCCTTGCTGCTTATATGGGCTCAAATCCACCTGATCTATCTATGATGATCCGCTCAAAAGGTGCTGAGTATTTACATAAATTTATAAATGATACTCAAAAGATGTTACCAGGCACTGCAATGCCAAGAGTTGGTTTAAATAAAGCCGCTGAAGACGATGTAGTAGCTTATATCCAAAAAGTAGGTGACAAGAAGAAGGCTGAGCGCGAGAGTACAGGGCTTTATGTCATGATCTACTTCTTTATATTAGGAATTTTTGCTTGGCTTTGGAAACGCAAAGTTTGGAGCGAACTACACTAA